One window of the Saccopteryx bilineata isolate mSacBil1 chromosome 2, mSacBil1_pri_phased_curated, whole genome shotgun sequence genome contains the following:
- the RXRG gene encoding retinoic acid receptor RXR-gamma isoform X4 codes for MTRVWLNVANGVRISEDIKPLPGLPGITNMNYPSTSPGALVKHICAICGDRSSAGKHYGVYSCEGCKGFFKRTIRKDLLYTCRDNKDCLIDKRQRNRCQYCRYQKCLVMGMKREAVQEERQRSRERAESEAECASGGHEDMPVERILEAELAVEPKTEPYGDLTMENSTNDPVTNICHAADKQLFTLVEWAKRIPHFSDLTLEDQVILLRAGWNELLIASFSHRSVSVQDGILLATGLHVHRSSAHSAGVGSIFDRVLTELVSKMKDMQMDKSELGCLRAIVLFNPDAKGLSNPSEVETLREKVYATLEAYTKQKYPDQPGRFAKLLLRLPALRSIGLKCLEHLFFFKLIGDTPIDTFLMEMLEAPLQGT; via the exons CTCAATGTGGCCAACGGGGTCCGCATTTCAGAGGACATCAAGCCCTTACCGGGGCTTCCCGGGATCACAAACATGAACTACCCATCCACCAGCCCTGGGGCTCTGGTTAAACACATCTGTGCCATCTGTGGGGACAGGTCCTCAG CAGGCAAGCACTACGGCGTGTACAGCTGTGAGGGCTGCAAGGGCTTCTTCAAGAGGACCATCCGGAAGGACCTGCTGTACACCTGCCGCGACAACAAGGACTGTCTCATTGACAAGCGCCAGCGCAACCGCTGTCAGTACTGCCGCTACCAGAAGTGCCTGGTCATGGGCATGAAGAGGGAAG CTGTGCAAGAAGAGCGGCAGAGGAGCCGGGAGCGGGCGGAGAGCGAGGCCGAGTGTGCCAGCGGGGGCCACGAGGACATGCCCGTGGAGCGGATCCTGGAGGCTGAGCTTGCTGTGGAACCAAAGACAGAGCCCTACGGGGACCTGACCATGGAGAACTCG ACGAACGACCCCGTCACCAACATATGCCATGCCGCCGACAAGCAGCTGTTCACCCTCGTCGAGTGGGCCAAGCGCATCCCCCACTTCTCTGACCTCACCTTGGAGGACCAGGTTATTCTGCTCCGGGCAG GGTGGAACGAGCTCCTGATCGCCTCCTTCTCCCATCGCTCGGTCTCCGTGCAGGATGGCATCCTCCTGGCCACGGGTCTGCACGTCCACCGGAGCAGCGCCCATAGTGCTGGCGTGGGCTCCATCTTTGACAG AGTCCTGACTGAGCTGGTGTCCAAAATGAAAGACATGCAGATGGACAAGTCGGAGCTGGGGTGCCTGCGTGCCATCGTGCTGTTCAACCCAG ATGCCAAGGGTCTGTCCAACCCTTCTGAGGTCGAGACCCTCCGGGAGAAGGTTTACGCCACCCTCGAGGCCTACACCAAGCAGAAGTACCCGGATCAGCCAGGCAG GTTCGCCAAGCTGCTGCTGCGTCTGCCAGCCCTGCGCTCCATCGGCTTGAAGTGCCTGGAACACCTGTTCTTCTTCAAGCTGATCGGGGACACGCCCATCGACACCTTCCTGATGGAGATGCTGGAAGCCCCACTGCAGGGCACCTGA